The genomic segment GTGGAACCGAAGGCGATGGCGGAGGTGGTCGCGTCCGGCGGCCTCCGCCTCACCTCGGTGATCACGGCCGTCGACCCGGCCCTGCTGCTGCCCTACCTCGGCAACGGCGACGACCTCGCCGAGCGGGGCCTCGCCGCCGCCACCACCGACCAGCGCACCGTCGCAGACACCTTCGCCCGCCAACTCGAATACGCCCCGGTCCTGGCCGTCCTGGACTCGGAGGAGGCGGACGACGAGGACAGGGCCCTACTGGCCCAACTCCACCCGACGGCACAGAGGGTGCCCATCGGCGGCCGGTGGCGTGCCCCTGAAGTGGCCGGAGGCCCTGAAAGGGGCGCGGGGCAGCATCGATCTGCGGCTCCGCCGCGGGGCGCGACCAGCCACGACGAACCCGCACCCGGCAGCCCACGGCACTCCGCACGGCGCCCCCCGGCCCTGATCACCGCGGCGCTCGCCGGCTTCGACGTGGACGCGGCCGCCGCCGCCCAGCACCCCGCCTGCGCCCTCCTGCCCACCGACGCCGACGAATCCGGCGTCACCACCCTCGTCTGGCGCCGCCACCGCCCCTTCCACCCGGAGAGGCTGTACGCGGCGCTCGAAGACCTCTGCTGCGCGGCGGCCCGCAGCCGCGGCAGGTTCTGGCTGGCCGAGCGCCCCGACACCCTGCTGCACTGGGACGCGGCCGGCGGCGCCCTGTGCGTGGAGTCGGTCGGCCCCTGGCTCGCCTCGCTCCCGGACGCCGCCTGGGACATGGTGCCGCCGGTCCGCCGGGCCGCAGCCGCCCTCGACTGGCACCCGGAACACGGCGACCGCTGCCAGCACCTCGTCTTCACCTCCCCGGGCCTGGACCGCGACGGACTCGAACAGCTCCTGGAGTCCTGCCTGCTCACCGACGCCGAGTACGCCGCCGGCCGCACCGCCTGGGAACGGCTGCCGCGCCCCTTCGACACCTTCCTGGAGGTCTGAACCGCCATGCCCCGCAAGCCGGAGCGCAAGCCCGCCAAGTCCCGCCCCAACCCGCTGGACCAGGCCGGGATCACCTACATCGACTACAAGGACACCGACCTCCTGCGGCGTTTCCT from the Streptomyces sp. NBC_00310 genome contains:
- a CDS encoding CobW family GTP-binding protein, which codes for MTQLSVAIVGGLHADARRAAVEALLAGVPGSVALHHDLSTAADGPDAMVVRTVRDAAGLISTGETPLVNDCACCALREDLVPELERLADAGLTRLAVVELWDSVEPKAMAEVVASGGLRLTSVITAVDPALLLPYLGNGDDLAERGLAAATTDQRTVADTFARQLEYAPVLAVLDSEEADDEDRALLAQLHPTAQRVPIGGRWRAPEVAGGPERGAGQHRSAAPPRGATSHDEPAPGSPRHSARRPPALITAALAGFDVDAAAAAQHPACALLPTDADESGVTTLVWRRHRPFHPERLYAALEDLCCAAARSRGRFWLAERPDTLLHWDAAGGALCVESVGPWLASLPDAAWDMVPPVRRAAAALDWHPEHGDRCQHLVFTSPGLDRDGLEQLLESCLLTDAEYAAGRTAWERLPRPFDTFLEV